In Streptomyces sp. NBC_01551, one DNA window encodes the following:
- a CDS encoding alkaline phosphatase family protein: MPASRFSRKTALATAFGVTAAGAALWAGIGAAQPAHAAGLPAPDHVVVVVFENHAYNQVIGSSSAPYINSLKSGGANLTQSYGITHPSQPNYLQLFSGSNQGVTGDSCYTPGFSSAPNLASELIAAGKTWASYNETLPSQGSTTCSSGKYARKHNPWFAFSNVPTSTAKTMTQFPKDFTTLPKVSFVVPNLCNDMHDCSVGTGDTWLKNNLKAYADWAKTHNSLLVVTFDEDNRLAGNKIPTVLYGQPVTAGSTSSTNYNHYDMLRTLEGLAGLTTHAGNAAGAKDITGIWAS, encoded by the coding sequence ATGCCCGCATCACGGTTCAGCCGCAAGACCGCCCTCGCCACCGCCTTCGGCGTCACCGCCGCCGGCGCGGCCCTGTGGGCGGGCATCGGTGCCGCCCAGCCCGCGCACGCCGCCGGCCTGCCCGCGCCCGACCACGTCGTCGTCGTGGTCTTCGAGAACCACGCCTACAACCAGGTCATCGGCAGCTCCAGCGCCCCCTACATCAACTCCCTCAAGAGCGGGGGCGCCAACCTCACGCAGTCGTACGGCATCACCCACCCCAGCCAGCCGAACTACCTCCAGCTCTTCTCCGGCTCCAACCAGGGCGTGACCGGCGACAGCTGCTACACCCCCGGCTTCAGCTCCGCGCCCAACCTGGCCTCCGAGCTGATCGCCGCCGGCAAGACCTGGGCCAGCTACAACGAGACCCTGCCCAGCCAGGGCTCCACCACCTGCAGCAGCGGCAAGTACGCCCGCAAGCACAACCCCTGGTTCGCCTTCTCCAACGTGCCCACCAGCACCGCGAAGACCATGACCCAGTTCCCGAAGGACTTCACCACCCTGCCCAAGGTGTCCTTCGTCGTCCCCAACCTCTGCAACGACATGCACGACTGCTCCGTCGGCACCGGCGACACCTGGCTCAAGAACAACCTCAAGGCCTACGCGGACTGGGCCAAGACCCACAACAGCCTCCTCGTCGTCACCTTCGACGAGGACAACCGGCTGGCCGGCAACAAGATCCCGACCGTCCTCTACGGCCAGCCCGTCACCGCCGGCAGCACGTCGAGCACCAACTACAACCACTACGACATGCTGCGCACCCTGGAGGGCCTCGCCGGCCTGACCACCCACGCCGGGAACGCCGCCGGCGCCAAGGACATCACGGGGATCTGGGCTTCCTGA
- a CDS encoding MFS transporter, translating into MYVADSRGTPAPAVTPEPQAVVPGTGPGRRAALAPTVLALGTVSLITDVSSEMVTAVLPLYLVAGLGLSPLGFGLLDGLYNGVSALVRLTGGHLGDRLGRHKALAGLGYGLSALCKPLLLFAHTLPAIGAVLALDRTGKGLRTAPRDALISLAAAPAERGRAFGVHRAMDTAGALIGPVLAFVILRGAADGYDAVFTVSACVAALGVLVLVLFVPGRRTVPAPADGPVSPRASVGLLRRRDLRRISLCALLLGLCTVSDGFVFLLLQRATGIADRWFALLPLGTAAAFFLLALPLGRLADRIGRRRVFLGGHLALLLVYGLLLAGGQHPALPYAVLLLHGGFYAATDGVLMAAAAGTVPEEHRGAGLALVQTGQALARFAASLGFGAVWTVWGPRPALAVAAALLAAAAALCVRLRPADDDA; encoded by the coding sequence ATGTACGTTGCGGACAGCCGCGGTACCCCCGCGCCCGCCGTGACCCCCGAGCCGCAGGCCGTCGTCCCGGGCACCGGCCCGGGGCGGCGCGCCGCGCTCGCCCCCACGGTGCTCGCCCTCGGCACGGTCAGCCTGATCACCGACGTCTCCTCCGAGATGGTCACGGCCGTGCTCCCGCTCTACCTCGTCGCCGGGCTCGGGCTCTCCCCGCTCGGCTTCGGGCTGCTCGACGGCCTCTACAACGGGGTCAGCGCCCTGGTCCGGCTGACCGGCGGGCACCTCGGCGACCGCCTCGGCCGCCACAAGGCCCTCGCCGGCCTCGGCTACGGCCTCTCCGCCCTGTGCAAACCGCTCCTGCTGTTCGCGCACACCCTGCCCGCCATCGGCGCCGTCCTCGCGCTCGACCGCACCGGCAAGGGCCTGCGCACCGCCCCGCGCGACGCGCTGATCTCGCTGGCCGCCGCCCCCGCGGAACGCGGCCGGGCCTTCGGCGTGCACCGGGCCATGGACACCGCGGGCGCGCTGATCGGGCCGGTCCTCGCCTTCGTGATCCTGCGCGGCGCCGCCGACGGCTACGACGCCGTCTTCACCGTCAGCGCCTGCGTGGCCGCGCTCGGGGTGCTGGTGCTGGTCCTCTTCGTCCCCGGCCGCCGGACGGTCCCCGCCCCCGCGGACGGGCCCGTCTCCCCGCGGGCCTCCGTCGGGCTGCTGCGCCGCCGCGACCTGCGCCGGATCAGCCTCTGCGCGCTGCTGCTCGGGCTGTGCACCGTCAGCGACGGCTTCGTCTTCCTGCTGCTCCAGCGCGCCACCGGGATCGCCGACCGCTGGTTCGCGCTGCTGCCGCTGGGCACCGCCGCCGCGTTCTTCCTGCTCGCCCTGCCGCTCGGCCGACTCGCCGACCGGATCGGCCGCCGCCGGGTCTTCCTCGGCGGCCACCTCGCGCTGCTCCTCGTCTACGGCCTCCTCCTCGCCGGCGGGCAGCACCCCGCGCTGCCGTACGCGGTGCTGCTGCTGCACGGCGGGTTCTACGCCGCCACCGACGGCGTGCTCATGGCCGCCGCGGCCGGGACCGTCCCCGAGGAACACCGGGGCGCCGGCCTCGCCCTCGTCCAGACCGGCCAGGCCCTCGCCCGGTTCGCCGCGTCCCTGGGCTTCGGCGCCGTCTGGACCGTGTGGGGTCCCCGCCCCGCGCTCGCCGTCGCCGCCGCGCTGCTCGCCGCGGCGGCCGCCCTCTGCGTCCGGCTGCGCCCCGCCGACGACGACGCCTGA